One window from the genome of Calonectris borealis chromosome 24, bCalBor7.hap1.2, whole genome shotgun sequence encodes:
- the FOXRED1 gene encoding FAD-dependent oxidoreductase domain-containing protein 1 isoform X1 has translation MRRVLGGPRGNRGVPGGCQLCLSQAWQPPPNISAELGPGLGRLGQILKDQVPAWGGGWGGWIPPGTPPGPRPPEEADVVVVGGGVVGWSVAYWLKALEGQRHGMRVLVVERDPTYSRASTVLSVGGIRQQFSLPENIRMSRFSASFLRNINEYLGVPNEPPVDIQFQPSGYLFLAPPQGAAGLEATVRLQREEGVQVALLSPTQLKAKFPWIDTEDVAVASYGLEDEGWFDPWTLLHAFRRKAASLGVHSCAGEVRGFITSADDAMPPRGPAPATARIKYVHIHMPDSLDYQPVACAIVVNAAGAWAGELLEAAGLPGGLRRPPLPIQPRKRYVYSWHCPDGPGFSCPLLVDTTGAYFRRDGIAGNYLGGMSPAEEEEPDPGDLSVDHEFFQERVWPRLARRVPAFASLRPRGAWAGYYDHNVFDRNGVLGPHPKLENLFVAAGFSGHGLQHAPAAGRAVAELVVRGRYESLDLGRLGWRRLVEGEPLEEGGVV, from the exons ATGCGGAGGGTactggggggtcccagagggaacaggggggtcccggggggctgccaGCTTTGCCTCTCCCAGGcctggcagcccccccccaaTATATCGGCAGAGCTGGGGCCGGGTCTGGGACGCCTGGGTCAGATTCTGAAGGATCAGGTGCCAGCTTgggggggtggatgggggggCTGGATCCCCCCGGGAACCCCCCCGGGCCCACGACCCCCCGAAGAAGCCgacgtggtggtggtggggggcgGCGTGGTGGGCTGGTCGGTGGCTTACTGGCTGAAGGCGCTGGAGGGCCAGCGGCACGGCATGAGGGTGCTGGTGGTGGAGCGGGACCCCACG TATTCCCGAGCCTCCACGGTGCTGTCGGTGGGGGGGATCCGGCAGCAGTTTTCCCTCCCGGAAAATATCCGGATGTCCCGCTTTTCCGCCAGCTTCCTTCGCAACATCAAC GAGTATCTTGGGGTGCCGAACGAGCCCCCCGTCGACATCCAGTTCCAGCCCTCGGGGTACCTCTTCCTCGCCCCCCCGCAGGGCGCTGCCGGGCTGGAGGCCACCGTGCGGCTCCAGAG GGAGGAGGGGGTGCAGGTggccctgctgtcccccaccCAGCTGAAGGCAAAATTCCCCTGGATAGACACGGAGGACGTGGCCGTGGCCTCCTATG gtCTGGAGGACGAAGGCTGGTTCGACCCCTGGACCCTCCTCCACGCTTTCCGGCGCAAAGCCGCGTCCCTGGGGGTCCACAGCTGCGCCGGGGAGGTGCGAG GTTTCATCACCTCGGCCGATGACGCGatgccgccgcggggcccggcgccggCGACCGCCCGCATCAAATACGTCCAC atccACATGCCGGACAGCCTGGACTACCAGCCGGTCGCCTGCGCCATCGTGGTCAACGCCGCCGGCGCCTGGGccggggagctgctggaggcggccgggctgccgggggggctgcgccggCCCCCCCTGCCCATCCAGCCCAGGAAGAG gtACGTGTACTCCTGGCACTGCCCCGACGGCCCCGGCTTCTCCTGCCCCCTCCTCGTCGACACCACCGGCGCTTATTTTCGCCGCGACGGCATCGCCGGCAACTACCTGGGCGGCATGAGCCCAGCCGAG gaGGAAGAACCGGATCCCGGCGATCTCTCGGTGGATCACGAGTTTTTCCAGGAGCGGGTTTGGCCGCGGCTGGCGCGGCGGGTGCCAGCCTTCGCCTCCCTGCGGCCCCGGGGGGCTTGGGCGGGCTACTACGACCATAACGTTTTTGATCGTAACGGGGTGCTGGGTCCTCACCCCAAATTAGAGAATTTATTTGTAGCCGCCGGTTTTAGCGGTCACGGGTTACAACAcgcgcccgccgccggcagaGCGGTGGCGGAGCTGGTGGTGAGGGGTCGGTACGAGAGCCTGGATCTGGGGAGGTTGGGGTGGAGGAGGTTGGTGGAGGGGGAGCCGCTGGAGGAGGGGGGGGTGGTGTGA
- the FOXRED1 gene encoding FAD-dependent oxidoreductase domain-containing protein 1 isoform X2, whose protein sequence is MRRVLGGPRGNRGVPGGCQLCLSQAWQPPPNISAELGPGLGRLGQILKDQVPAWGGGWGGWIPPGTPPGPRPPEEADVVVVGGGVVGWSVAYWLKALEGQRHGMRVLVVERDPTYSRASTVLSVGGIRQQFSLPENIRMSRFSASFLRNINEYLGVPNEPPVDIQFQPSGYLFLAPPQGAAGLEATVRLQREEGVQVALLSPTQLKAKFPWIDTEDVAVASYGLEDEGWFDPWTLLHAFRRKAASLGVHSCAGEVRGFITSADDAMPPRGPAPATARIKYVHVNPHAGQPGLPAGRLRHRGQRRRRLGRGAAGGGRAAGGAAPAPPAHPAQEEVRVLLALPRRPRLLLPPPRRHHRRLFSPRRHRRQLPGRHEPSRGGRTGSRRSLGGSRVFPGAGLAAAGAAGASLRLPAAPGGLGGLLRP, encoded by the exons ATGCGGAGGGTactggggggtcccagagggaacaggggggtcccggggggctgccaGCTTTGCCTCTCCCAGGcctggcagcccccccccaaTATATCGGCAGAGCTGGGGCCGGGTCTGGGACGCCTGGGTCAGATTCTGAAGGATCAGGTGCCAGCTTgggggggtggatgggggggCTGGATCCCCCCGGGAACCCCCCCGGGCCCACGACCCCCCGAAGAAGCCgacgtggtggtggtggggggcgGCGTGGTGGGCTGGTCGGTGGCTTACTGGCTGAAGGCGCTGGAGGGCCAGCGGCACGGCATGAGGGTGCTGGTGGTGGAGCGGGACCCCACG TATTCCCGAGCCTCCACGGTGCTGTCGGTGGGGGGGATCCGGCAGCAGTTTTCCCTCCCGGAAAATATCCGGATGTCCCGCTTTTCCGCCAGCTTCCTTCGCAACATCAAC GAGTATCTTGGGGTGCCGAACGAGCCCCCCGTCGACATCCAGTTCCAGCCCTCGGGGTACCTCTTCCTCGCCCCCCCGCAGGGCGCTGCCGGGCTGGAGGCCACCGTGCGGCTCCAGAG GGAGGAGGGGGTGCAGGTggccctgctgtcccccaccCAGCTGAAGGCAAAATTCCCCTGGATAGACACGGAGGACGTGGCCGTGGCCTCCTATG gtCTGGAGGACGAAGGCTGGTTCGACCCCTGGACCCTCCTCCACGCTTTCCGGCGCAAAGCCGCGTCCCTGGGGGTCCACAGCTGCGCCGGGGAGGTGCGAG GTTTCATCACCTCGGCCGATGACGCGatgccgccgcggggcccggcgccggCGACCGCCCGCATCAAATACGTCCACGTGA atccACATGCCGGACAGCCTGGACTACCAGCCGGTCGCCTGCGCCATCGTGGTCAACGCCGCCGGCGCCTGGGccggggagctgctggaggcggccgggctgccgggggggctgcgccggCCCCCCCTGCCCATCCAGCCCAGGAAGAG gtACGTGTACTCCTGGCACTGCCCCGACGGCCCCGGCTTCTCCTGCCCCCTCCTCGTCGACACCACCGGCGCTTATTTTCGCCGCGACGGCATCGCCGGCAACTACCTGGGCGGCATGAGCCCAGCCGAG gaGGAAGAACCGGATCCCGGCGATCTCTCGGTGGATCACGAGTTTTTCCAGGAGCGGGTTTGGCCGCGGCTGGCGCGGCGGGTGCCAGCCTTCGCCTCCCTGCGGCCCCGGGGGGCTTGGGCGGGCTACTACGACCATAA